A region from the Antennarius striatus isolate MH-2024 chromosome 24, ASM4005453v1, whole genome shotgun sequence genome encodes:
- the LOC137591480 gene encoding tubulin beta-4B chain-like encodes MREIVHLQAGQCGNQIGAKFWEVISDEHGIDPTGSYHGDGDLQLDRINVYYNEASGGKYVPRAVLVDLEPGTMDSVRSGPFGQIFRPDNFVFGQSGAGNNWAKGHYTEGAELVDSVMDVVRKEAESCDCLQGFQLTHSLGGGTGSGMGTLLISKIREEYPDRIMNTFSVVPSPKVSDTVVEPYNATLSVHQLVENTDETFCIDNEALYDICFRTLKLTTPSYGDLNHLVSATMSGVTTCLRFPGQLNADLRKLAVNMVPFPRLHFFMPGFAPLTSRGSQQYRALSVPELTQQMFDAKNMMAACDPRHGRYLTVAAIFRGRMSMKEVDEQMLNVQNKNSSYFVEWIPNNVKTAVCDIPPRGLKMAATFIGNSTAIQELFKRISEQFTAMFRRKAFLHWYTGEGMDEMEFTEAESNMNDLVSEYQQYQDATAEEEGEFEDDADAEEEA; translated from the exons atgagggaGATTGTGCATCTTCAGGCCGGACAGTGTGGAAACCAGATTGGTGCTAAG TTTTGGGAAGTGATCAGTGATGAACATGGTATTGACCCAACCGGTAGTTACCATGGAGACGGTGACCTGCAGCTGGACAGGATCAATGTCTACTATAATGAAGCCTCAG GTGGAAAGTACGTGCCCCGTGCAGTGCTGGTTGACCTGGAGCCAGGCACCATGGACTCTGTGAGGTCTGGACCTTTTGGCCAGATCTTCAGGCCAGACAACTTTGTTTTTG GCCAGAGTGGTGCTGGCAACAACTGGGCTAAAGGCCACTACACTGAGGGTGCCGAGCTGGTGGACTCGGTCATGGATGTTGTAAGGAAGGAGGCAGAGAGCTGCGACTGCCTGCAGGGATTCCAGCTTACGCACTCTCTTGGTGGCGGTACAGGCTCCGGTATGGGAACCCTGCTCATTAGCAAGATCCGTGAAGAGTACCCTGACCGCATCATGAACACATTCAGCGTGGTGCCGTCACCAAAGGTATCCGACACGGTGGTTGAGCCCTACAACGCCACACTGTCAGTCCATCAGCTTGTGGAAAACACGGATGAAACGTTCTGTATCGACAATGAGGCCCTGTACGACATCTGCTTCCGCACCCTGAAACTGACAACGCCCTCATATGGTGACCTCAACCACCTGGTGTCTGCCACTATGAGTGGTGTCACGACCTGTCTGAGGTTCCCTGGACAACTCAACGCTGACCTGCGGAAGCTGGCTGTAAACATGGTGCCATTCCCTCGTCTGCACTTCTTCATGCCAGGCTTCGCTCCCCTTACAAGCAGGGGCAGTCAGCAGTATAGAGCCCTCAGTGTGCCAGAGCTCACACAGCAGATGTTTGATGCCAAGAACATGATGGCTGCCTGTGACCCACGCCACGGGCGCTACCTGACAGTGGCTGCCATCTTCCGTGGCCGCATGTCCATGAAGGAGGTTGATGAGCAGATGCTGAATGTACAGAACAAGAACAGCAGCTACTTTGTTGAATGGATCCCCAACAATGTCAAAACCGCCGTCTGCGACATTCCTCCCCGTGGCCTCAAGATGGCTGCCACCTTCATTGGCAACAGCACAGCCATCCAAGAGCTGTTCAAGCGCATCTCTGAGCAGTTCACCGCCATGTTCAGGCGCAAAGCTTTCCTCCATtggtacacaggtgaaggtatGGATGAGATGGAGTTCACGGAGGCAGAGAGCAACATGAATGACCTGGTGTCTGAATACCAGCAGTACCAAGATGCCActgctgaggaggagggagagtttGAAGATGATGCTGACGCGGAGGAGGAGGCCTAG